In one Verrucomicrobiia bacterium genomic region, the following are encoded:
- a CDS encoding family 78 glycoside hydrolase catalytic domain → MKTLPGRAAVSAWTKAVLAALASVTSLLTQAQIPVSNGPNSPLATGTTTNYFIAQRGPHQRIWERVTLFTNAANHVAAKTNSYVELATGIGHLDASGQWADSSDQITPTATGAQATNAQHSLAFAGQIGSAGAAINLVTPDAKTLASHVLGLSYFDTSSGKAVWIAEVTNSVGELLPSGNEVAYPGAFSGLDADLYYVNSISSLEQFVVLRQQPPSPSEWGLDPASTMLQVITEFDTAPVPQVATTQVGSDTDDCLDFGVMKMGPGTAFALGSETNKIRVNKHWVLLDSKTCLVEEVPFQSVQAQLQDLPASPPASADLPASPDALVRRMALRQAAPPTWRAGTAIPMRMAAARPLRKGFLMDYIILTTQTNLTLQSDSTYYVSGKIYLYGSNNVAEGGTVLKFATNGSINLIPGYGTPNLTFSGKMYRPIVCTAVDDQSVGEQISGSGPAPSGYYANPAFNFAGISPAVPVLSNLRISYASIGVSLGGVSADISHAQFVNCQNGLSVGGGTVHLRNALFYNVPTNIVAGGGLTLAAENVTFSGSSYLASAPSAPTGCSLAATNCVFVNVTNLTAGILSLSGDYNGFFQTTSFGTDVAPTPGSSPLQTVGGGTAYLAANSGFRGAGTRNINSSLLSDLGRRTTYPPVVYSSSGVLYLFTNTVLYPQAQRDTCMPPDLGYSYDPIDFAFPYVYVTNATITVTPGTVITAYHGTYPGGLAISTSAQLLCQGSATNLVQFTEFAAVQEQGSSSWNGGIYSFILANWQSGSVPTAINCRFTDFSSLAQDTLHLGWGGGTTLPINFQNCQFHDGIIQNEPTSVNLTNCLLERVNLDLEAQDSYVPVMRNNLFYGGTLVFTPWYTTNGVVKDNLFDRTSLPYDTGGYIGGFNAFVTNCDRLTPTNSTDIVLPASPAYQAGPLGNYYQLTNSALINADTNTTADQVGLYHYTMYTNLVNGWEIKETNSFLDVGLHFVAVDTNGCPIDTDGGGAPDYVENAAGDGSTTNSSNWLDGSDDYKYLLVPQYLRCEYRQNPWGITTNYGPPRFYWIVTSPQRAERQLAYEVIVGSTSNNVANGYGDFWDSGKEYSDQTIHVQYNGVNLQSGQRLWWNVRTWDLYTGLSTWATNGAMFQLGLLNPSDWNGAYWIGVNSYVSSYAAPIFRSTNVVLSKQVATATAYVSAKGVYELWINGQKVGTNVLAPEWTDYNQRIQYQTFDVARYLNGVPPSTNIIGALLGEGWCYGDTDYGTPGYYGAKNPQFLLQLIITNTDNSRTTISTDANWTCSTNGLIRAAELYEGEKDDANQEGYYTNWATASFIPQSFTVPVATYPLNANLLVTQPNEPIQVVRYVTPIAMWAGSNEQGKSATIFDMGQNIVGWCNLTITNTNGVSAIGWQVRLRHSEGLSLDSKNNGAFATGSGNVYVLNLGTPPMQIDTYILNGDSVQQLHPHFTYHGFRYVEITASNSITASLTTNSLMGCVIRSGVPLTGAFYCSGNDPGTNPSDVAANWVLTNNFINKLMTNAQWGQQGNLQGVFTACTQRAEREGYLFDEHIFSQTACFNMDLGAFLTKWVCDIRDAQTLRGDGAFTDFAPWDGHTGIGLGYSDPGAQAGGIIFPWRLYQNYGDTRILKASYHSITNQIGYLTNLCKASTGQWHTDSSIWNSSSAEVTDWGSGDYFNWQLSYPHPYGWTTAGGHASVSYGNWGTGWSAYSLDLAASVARVLESQATDQGSATAYLNDYTHFSGLAAMARNAYTNASNQLVTYSGTNIVGVGGNGGSQADCMTAVYFNMVPDSQRSNVISILLRGAYGVQNYNNAYTSDGFTNTYCTNHLSTGYYFSSREMLELSRDGYTSLAYKILMDTNFPSWLYPVVNGATTCQEGWDTYLSGPANPAAGGDDRGYFPAVSPWNPFTSFNHLPYGAVSEWIWKTVGGVNPDDNNPGFKNVIIKPEPGGCVTNAFAFLNNVRGNLVCYWTNDATRSTYTLTLTIPANTSASVYIPSTNNLGGVLESGQVAINSPGVNSYYFTNWPAWSHGATVFQVGSGGYTFVVTNVSF, encoded by the coding sequence ATGAAAACCCTGCCAGGTCGCGCCGCAGTCTCCGCCTGGACAAAGGCAGTTCTGGCAGCGCTTGCGAGCGTAACAAGTCTTTTGACCCAAGCCCAAATACCCGTATCGAATGGCCCGAATTCGCCACTGGCCACCGGCACAACCACGAACTATTTTATAGCTCAACGCGGTCCGCACCAGCGTATCTGGGAACGAGTGACCTTGTTCACGAACGCTGCCAACCATGTCGCGGCAAAAACCAACTCTTACGTCGAACTGGCCACGGGCATCGGGCATCTGGACGCTTCCGGCCAATGGGCCGATTCCAGCGATCAAATCACACCCACAGCAACAGGCGCCCAGGCAACCAACGCCCAGCATTCCCTCGCATTCGCGGGACAAATTGGCAGCGCGGGGGCGGCCATTAACCTGGTCACTCCGGACGCGAAAACTCTGGCCAGCCATGTCCTCGGTTTGAGCTACTTTGATACATCGAGCGGCAAAGCCGTCTGGATTGCCGAGGTCACAAACTCGGTGGGCGAGCTGCTGCCCTCAGGCAATGAGGTCGCCTACCCGGGAGCATTCTCGGGCCTGGACGCGGACCTCTATTATGTGAACTCGATTTCATCATTAGAACAGTTCGTGGTTTTGCGCCAGCAGCCGCCCTCTCCCTCAGAATGGGGGCTCGATCCGGCAAGCACGATGCTCCAAGTGATAACCGAATTCGACACCGCTCCGGTTCCGCAGGTGGCCACGACGCAGGTGGGCTCGGACACGGATGATTGCCTGGATTTTGGCGTGATGAAGATGGGCCCTGGGACGGCCTTCGCCCTGGGCTCCGAGACGAACAAAATCCGCGTCAACAAACACTGGGTCCTGCTTGATTCCAAAACCTGCCTGGTCGAGGAGGTGCCGTTCCAAAGTGTTCAGGCCCAACTCCAGGACCTGCCGGCCTCCCCGCCGGCTTCAGCGGACCTGCCGGCCTCCCCGGATGCGCTGGTGCGCAGGATGGCGCTCCGCCAGGCCGCGCCCCCGACCTGGCGGGCCGGCACAGCCATCCCGATGAGGATGGCGGCGGCCCGGCCGCTGAGGAAAGGGTTCCTGATGGATTATATAATCTTGACTACACAAACCAACCTGACGCTGCAGAGCGACAGCACATACTATGTCAGCGGTAAGATATACTTATACGGAAGCAACAACGTCGCGGAGGGCGGAACCGTTTTGAAATTTGCGACGAACGGCTCGATCAACCTGATCCCGGGTTACGGCACTCCCAACCTGACATTCAGTGGAAAGATGTACAGACCCATTGTCTGCACCGCCGTGGATGATCAGTCTGTCGGCGAGCAAATCAGCGGCAGCGGGCCGGCGCCCTCCGGCTACTACGCAAATCCGGCCTTCAACTTCGCCGGTATCAGCCCCGCTGTGCCGGTCCTCTCGAATTTGCGCATTTCGTACGCCTCCATCGGCGTCTCCCTGGGTGGAGTTTCGGCAGACATCTCTCACGCGCAGTTCGTCAACTGCCAGAATGGTCTCTCCGTGGGCGGAGGGACGGTCCACCTCAGAAACGCGCTGTTCTACAACGTCCCCACCAACATTGTTGCCGGAGGCGGCCTGACCCTTGCCGCTGAAAACGTGACCTTCAGCGGGAGCAGCTATCTCGCCTCGGCCCCGTCCGCGCCCACGGGTTGCTCGCTGGCGGCGACCAATTGCGTGTTTGTCAACGTAACGAATCTTACGGCAGGCATTCTGTCCCTCTCCGGCGACTACAACGGATTTTTCCAAACCACAAGTTTTGGAACCGACGTCGCACCGACCCCGGGCAGTTCGCCGCTCCAAACGGTCGGCGGAGGGACCGCGTACCTCGCAGCCAATAGCGGCTTCCGCGGGGCGGGCACACGCAATATCAATTCGAGCCTGCTAAGCGATCTTGGCCGGCGCACAACCTATCCCCCGGTGGTTTACAGCTCGTCCGGCGTGCTCTATCTTTTCACAAACACGGTACTTTATCCGCAGGCGCAGCGGGACACCTGCATGCCGCCGGACCTTGGGTACAGTTATGACCCAATCGATTTCGCGTTTCCCTACGTTTACGTCACCAACGCCACGATTACCGTGACCCCCGGAACGGTAATCACGGCTTATCACGGGACCTACCCGGGCGGGCTGGCCATCTCCACCTCCGCCCAGTTGCTCTGCCAGGGCTCAGCGACCAACCTTGTCCAGTTCACCGAGTTCGCCGCCGTCCAGGAACAAGGCAGTTCCAGTTGGAATGGGGGGATATACTCGTTCATTCTTGCCAACTGGCAGAGCGGGTCCGTGCCAACCGCAATCAACTGCCGGTTCACTGATTTTTCCTCTCTTGCCCAGGATACCCTGCACCTCGGCTGGGGAGGCGGGACCACCCTGCCCATCAACTTCCAGAACTGCCAATTCCACGACGGCATCATCCAGAATGAGCCGACATCGGTCAACCTGACGAACTGCCTCCTCGAGAGAGTGAACTTGGATTTGGAGGCCCAAGACAGTTATGTTCCCGTCATGCGGAACAACCTGTTCTACGGCGGAACGCTGGTGTTCACCCCCTGGTACACCACCAACGGAGTTGTCAAAGACAACCTGTTCGACCGAACGTCGCTCCCGTATGACACAGGCGGGTACATCGGAGGGTTCAACGCGTTCGTGACGAACTGCGACCGCCTGACCCCAACCAACAGCACTGACATCGTTCTGCCTGCATCACCGGCTTACCAGGCCGGTCCTCTCGGCAATTATTACCAGCTCACCAACAGCGCGCTCATCAACGCCGACACCAATACAACCGCCGACCAGGTTGGGCTGTACCACTACACGATGTACACCAACCTCGTGAACGGGTGGGAAATCAAGGAGACCAACAGTTTTCTCGATGTGGGCCTTCATTTCGTGGCCGTGGACACAAACGGCTGTCCGATTGACACCGATGGGGGAGGCGCGCCGGATTATGTCGAAAACGCGGCGGGGGACGGGAGCACCACCAATTCCTCCAACTGGTTGGATGGCTCGGATGACTACAAATACCTGCTCGTTCCCCAATACCTGCGCTGCGAGTACCGCCAAAATCCGTGGGGCATCACAACCAATTACGGACCGCCCCGGTTTTATTGGATCGTGACCTCTCCTCAGCGCGCCGAACGACAGCTTGCGTATGAAGTTATTGTCGGTTCCACGTCGAATAATGTCGCAAACGGCTATGGCGACTTCTGGGACAGCGGAAAGGAATATTCGGACCAAACGATTCATGTGCAGTACAACGGAGTTAACCTGCAATCAGGGCAACGCCTATGGTGGAACGTGCGCACGTGGGACCTCTACACCGGACTAAGCACGTGGGCCACCAACGGAGCGATGTTTCAACTGGGGTTATTGAATCCGAGCGACTGGAATGGTGCGTATTGGATAGGTGTGAACAGCTACGTTTCAAGTTACGCTGCTCCGATTTTTCGCAGTACCAATGTCGTTTTGAGTAAGCAGGTTGCGACGGCGACGGCCTACGTATCTGCGAAGGGTGTTTATGAACTGTGGATTAATGGGCAGAAGGTCGGGACAAATGTCCTCGCCCCGGAATGGACAGATTATAACCAGCGGATTCAGTACCAGACATTCGACGTCGCTCGATACTTGAACGGCGTTCCGCCCTCGACAAACATAATTGGCGCACTCCTTGGGGAGGGTTGGTGCTACGGCGACACTGATTACGGAACCCCAGGGTATTACGGGGCGAAAAATCCCCAGTTCCTGCTGCAATTAATCATCACGAACACCGACAATAGTCGTACCACGATTTCGACCGACGCTAACTGGACATGCTCGACAAATGGGCTAATCCGTGCCGCAGAGCTCTACGAGGGCGAGAAGGACGACGCTAACCAGGAAGGATATTACACAAACTGGGCGACTGCCTCATTCATTCCTCAGTCATTTACGGTGCCAGTCGCTACATACCCGTTAAACGCTAATCTCCTCGTAACGCAGCCAAACGAACCCATTCAGGTGGTTCGCTATGTAACCCCTATAGCGATGTGGGCGGGGAGTAATGAGCAGGGCAAGTCCGCTACAATCTTTGACATGGGCCAGAATATCGTTGGTTGGTGCAATCTGACTATTACGAACACGAATGGCGTTAGCGCCATAGGATGGCAGGTGAGGCTCCGTCATAGCGAAGGCCTTAGTTTGGACTCCAAAAATAATGGCGCGTTCGCCACGGGCAGTGGAAACGTCTATGTTCTCAACCTGGGAACCCCACCGATGCAAATCGATACTTATATTCTGAATGGGGATTCCGTCCAACAACTCCATCCCCATTTCACGTATCACGGATTCAGATATGTAGAAATCACCGCGTCGAACTCAATTACCGCGAGTCTTACAACGAATTCTCTCATGGGATGCGTCATCCGGTCGGGGGTGCCCCTGACGGGTGCCTTTTATTGTTCCGGAAACGACCCAGGTACAAATCCCAGCGATGTCGCGGCAAACTGGGTGCTAACGAACAATTTTATCAATAAGCTCATGACCAACGCGCAGTGGGGACAGCAGGGCAATCTCCAAGGCGTCTTTACGGCCTGCACTCAGCGTGCTGAAAGAGAGGGTTACCTGTTCGATGAGCACATTTTTTCTCAGACTGCGTGCTTTAACATGGACTTGGGCGCCTTCCTCACCAAGTGGGTGTGTGATATTCGCGATGCACAGACGCTACGAGGAGATGGTGCGTTCACAGATTTTGCACCATGGGATGGACATACGGGTATCGGATTGGGATACTCCGACCCTGGCGCCCAAGCGGGGGGAATTATTTTTCCATGGCGACTATATCAGAACTACGGTGACACGCGCATTCTTAAGGCAAGCTACCACTCGATAACCAATCAGATAGGTTATCTCACCAATCTTTGCAAGGCCTCAACTGGCCAATGGCACACCGACAGCAGCATTTGGAACTCATCGAGTGCCGAGGTTACCGACTGGGGCAGTGGCGACTATTTCAACTGGCAACTCTCATACCCCCATCCTTACGGGTGGACGACGGCCGGTGGCCACGCAAGTGTAAGCTATGGAAACTGGGGCACAGGCTGGAGCGCGTACTCGCTCGATCTAGCTGCGAGTGTTGCCCGGGTTCTGGAGAGCCAGGCTACCGATCAAGGAAGTGCCACCGCCTACCTGAATGATTATACCCACTTTAGCGGTTTGGCGGCCATGGCACGAAATGCCTATACAAATGCTTCCAATCAATTAGTGACGTACAGCGGAACCAATATTGTTGGAGTTGGAGGCAACGGAGGATCTCAGGCTGACTGCATGACGGCGGTATACTTCAACATGGTGCCAGACAGCCAGCGTTCAAACGTTATTTCTATTCTGCTCAGAGGGGCGTATGGAGTGCAAAATTATAACAATGCGTATACGAGCGATGGGTTTACGAACACCTATTGTACAAACCACCTCTCCACCGGCTATTATTTCTCATCGCGAGAAATGCTGGAGCTGTCACGCGATGGTTACACAAGCCTGGCCTACAAAATCCTGATGGACACTAATTTCCCTTCATGGCTTTACCCTGTGGTTAACGGGGCCACCACCTGTCAGGAGGGCTGGGATACATATTTGTCCGGACCGGCGAATCCTGCGGCCGGCGGTGACGACCGCGGCTATTTCCCTGCGGTCTCGCCTTGGAATCCGTTTACGTCTTTCAACCATTTGCCGTACGGTGCCGTTTCGGAATGGATATGGAAAACGGTTGGCGGGGTAAATCCTGACGACAACAATCCCGGATTTAAAAATGTAATTATCAAACCAGAGCCAGGCGGATGTGTTACCAACGCATTCGCTTTTCTCAATAACGTTCGGGGGAATTTAGTCTGCTATTGGACGAATGATGCGACAAGGAGCACTTATACACTTACTTTAACGATTCCAGCCAACACATCCGCATCGGTATACATTCCTTCGACGAACAACTTAGGAGGTGTTCTTGAGAGCGGTCAAGTGGCGATTAACTCGCCAGGTGTGAACTCCTATTACTTCACAAACTGGCCCGCTTGGAGCCACGGTGCCACCGTGTTTCAAGTGGGTTCAGGAGGATACACCTTCGTGGTTACTAACGTTAGCTTTTAA
- a CDS encoding PQQ-binding-like beta-propeller repeat protein gives MSTFLPRPLILAAGLMGAIGASAQPVPGTVLWTYDAGTAISSSPAITPDGAICFGTTTALTAITNAGTTASNKWTFPVGQGVTSSPAVAADGTVYFLASGLGCYALNPDGSTKWSYAFQSTGLSSPAIGADGTIYIVGDSSLYALTPAGAKKWASPVNGQSGSPVVSSDGTVYFTSFAGSLYAFNPDGTPRWSYSIQNNSGMGDSAAIGSDGTVYITQGPLFAFAPNGTNLWQTPAQSSDDFFAKSSPVVAADGTIYVVNGASGNLAAVSPSGRVLWRVPLSVTGYSPPTTVPAVDAAGMIYYCVSNAVWAVSSQGQIQWVVNYPAMPPIGGYYAATSPVVGPDGTIYAALGSKLYAIAGTNTLGSAPWPMCRQNPRHTGKLEKPALGRPQKRTDANFQFELYPQQLGLTYAIESSTNLNTWTSLTSFVATSLPMPVTDLSASNSPSKFYRAFSSP, from the coding sequence ATGAGCACTTTTCTGCCTCGCCCCTTGATCCTGGCCGCAGGTCTCATGGGGGCCATCGGCGCATCGGCCCAACCCGTCCCGGGAACAGTGCTTTGGACTTATGACGCCGGGACAGCGATATCATCCTCACCGGCAATCACGCCAGATGGCGCGATTTGTTTCGGCACGACCACCGCATTGACGGCAATCACCAATGCAGGGACAACGGCCTCCAATAAATGGACCTTCCCGGTCGGGCAAGGCGTTACGTCCTCTCCGGCGGTGGCGGCGGACGGAACGGTCTATTTTCTCGCCTCGGGGTTGGGGTGCTACGCGCTCAATCCAGATGGCTCAACCAAGTGGTCTTACGCTTTCCAGTCCACGGGGCTTTCATCTCCTGCCATCGGCGCCGATGGAACAATTTACATCGTGGGCGACAGCAGCCTTTACGCTCTTACACCCGCTGGGGCCAAAAAGTGGGCTTCGCCGGTCAACGGTCAAAGCGGTTCTCCCGTAGTTTCAAGCGATGGCACAGTCTATTTCACCTCCTTCGCTGGCTCCCTCTACGCCTTCAATCCCGATGGCACACCAAGGTGGTCATATAGCATACAGAATAATTCAGGCATGGGAGACTCAGCGGCAATCGGTTCGGATGGAACGGTGTACATCACCCAGGGTCCACTATTTGCATTTGCTCCGAACGGAACGAATCTGTGGCAAACTCCAGCGCAAAGCTCCGATGACTTCTTTGCGAAGTCTTCACCTGTCGTCGCAGCAGACGGCACAATCTACGTCGTAAACGGCGCCAGTGGCAATCTCGCCGCTGTTAGCCCATCGGGACGGGTGCTTTGGCGTGTGCCGCTCTCAGTGACCGGCTACTCCCCACCGACCACAGTGCCGGCTGTTGATGCGGCAGGGATGATTTACTACTGCGTTTCGAACGCAGTTTGGGCCGTAAGCTCTCAGGGACAAATCCAGTGGGTCGTGAACTATCCGGCGATGCCCCCAATTGGAGGATATTACGCGGCAACCTCTCCGGTCGTCGGTCCGGACGGTACCATTTATGCCGCCTTGGGAAGCAAGCTTTACGCAATCGCTGGCACTAACACGCTGGGGTCTGCCCCTTGGCCAATGTGCCGACAAAACCCTCGCCACACCGGAAAACTGGAAAAGCCTGCCCTCGGTCGCCCGCAAAAGCGCACCGACGCAAACTTTCAATTTGAACTCTATCCGCAGCAACTGGGTCTGACCTACGCCATCGAGAGTTCCACGAACTTAAACACCTGGACATCCCTGACCAGCTTTGTGGCCACTTCCCTTCCAATGCCGGTCACAGATCTGAGCGCCAGCAATTCGCCGAGCAAGTTTTATCGGGCTTTCTCGTCGCCGTGA
- a CDS encoding PQQ-binding-like beta-propeller repeat protein produces MNIDQIIRILIMALSLLGTDLLAKGAPGTVLWSDDLGNAISSSPTLATDGTVYLGTAAGLVAVTNFNSVVSNRWSFGVAPSGSPAVGADGTIYFCGNGNLYALDPEGVQKWVFQTTGATGGSPAVGSDQTIYFDGSYFLYAVTSSGTLKWKSAVAGTGSFRSPAIGPDGTVYIASGESGQFYAIKPDGTQRWAASGSADSAAIAADGRTYITGGPLYAYARDGSMLWSTPSAFSLDGPPIIGVDGSIYVAAYQSHVLSAFTSQGQSSWQGPGYPSRGPGSAAVTDAGGAVYYCVSNSVWALNSNGQVQWAVTSPDNPIAGFDLATTAPIIGSDGAIYAALGTKIFAIVSGTNGAAKSSWPMYKQNSRHTGSLQGPILNQPQKRGDANFQFQLYPQQLGLTYAIESSTNLNTWTSLTSFVATSLPMPVTDLSASNSPSKFYRAYSSQ; encoded by the coding sequence ATGAACATTGACCAAATCATCCGCATATTGATCATGGCGTTATCTTTGCTTGGAACAGACCTATTGGCCAAAGGCGCTCCCGGCACGGTTCTGTGGAGTGATGACTTAGGCAATGCAATTAGCAGCTCCCCAACTCTAGCAACCGATGGGACGGTGTACCTTGGCACGGCTGCGGGATTGGTGGCCGTTACGAATTTTAATTCCGTGGTTTCCAACCGTTGGAGCTTCGGGGTTGCACCCTCGGGCTCTCCTGCCGTTGGCGCGGACGGCACAATTTACTTCTGCGGAAACGGAAATCTTTACGCTCTAGACCCGGAGGGGGTGCAAAAATGGGTTTTCCAAACCACGGGTGCAACTGGGGGCTCTCCTGCAGTTGGCTCCGATCAAACCATATACTTTGACGGCTCATATTTCCTTTACGCGGTTACTAGTTCTGGTACGCTAAAGTGGAAATCTGCAGTAGCTGGCACTGGCAGCTTTAGATCTCCTGCCATAGGTCCTGATGGTACCGTTTACATCGCTTCAGGAGAATCGGGTCAGTTTTACGCCATTAAGCCGGACGGAACACAGCGCTGGGCGGCGTCTGGTTCCGCTGACTCAGCCGCAATCGCGGCCGACGGAAGGACGTATATCACCGGCGGCCCTCTTTATGCCTATGCCCGGGACGGTTCCATGCTTTGGTCAACGCCGAGCGCATTCAGTCTAGATGGCCCTCCGATTATCGGAGTCGATGGTTCCATTTACGTTGCTGCCTATCAAAGCCATGTTCTTTCTGCGTTCACTTCGCAAGGCCAATCGAGTTGGCAGGGACCGGGGTATCCCTCACGAGGCCCGGGGAGCGCAGCAGTAACTGATGCCGGCGGCGCTGTTTACTATTGCGTTTCGAACAGCGTTTGGGCATTGAATTCGAATGGGCAGGTGCAGTGGGCAGTAACGTCTCCTGACAATCCCATTGCGGGGTTTGATCTTGCAACGACCGCGCCGATAATCGGGTCCGATGGCGCCATTTACGCCGCCTTGGGGACAAAGATATTTGCGATTGTTTCCGGGACCAACGGAGCAGCGAAATCCTCTTGGCCTATGTATAAACAGAATTCCAGGCACACCGGAAGTCTGCAAGGGCCGATACTGAATCAACCTCAAAAGCGCGGCGACGCAAACTTTCAATTCCAACTGTACCCGCAGCAACTGGGGTTGACCTATGCCATCGAGAGTTCCACGAACTTAAACACCTGGACATCCCTGACCAGCTTTGTGGCCACTTCGCTTCCGATGCCGGTCACGGATCTGAGCGCCAGCAATTCGCCGAGCAAGTTTTACCGGGCCTACTCGTCGCAGTGA
- the purS gene encoding phosphoribosylformylglycinamidine synthase subunit PurS, which yields MKAKIIITPKKAVVDPQGKTVQNALAHMGYIGVGAVHVGKYLEVELTEGDLESARKQIDQACHKILSNPVIEDYRFEIE from the coding sequence ATGAAAGCTAAAATCATTATTACGCCAAAGAAAGCCGTGGTGGACCCGCAGGGCAAAACGGTCCAAAACGCCTTGGCCCATATGGGCTATATTGGCGTGGGGGCCGTCCACGTCGGCAAGTACCTCGAAGTCGAATTGACCGAGGGCGACCTGGAAAGCGCCCGCAAACAAATCGACCAGGCCTGCCACAAAATCTTAAGCAATCCGGTCATTGAAGATTACCGGTTCGAAATCGAATAA
- the purQ gene encoding phosphoribosylformylglycinamidine synthase subunit PurQ has protein sequence MNFAVLQFPGSNCDQDVVHVLGRVLGHSARLLWHKEHSLGAPDAVIIPGGFSYGDYLRTGAIARFSPVMEAVQAFAANGGPVLGVCNGFQILCEAGLLPGALIRNRSLQFRCEHIFLKTINNRSPFTNQIPEGKLLRVPIAHGEGCYFADEPTLVRLQANNQILWRYVSADGQPTETSNPNGSIDNIAGICNEAGNVAGLMPHPERASEPILGSADGRLVFESLVHFIEEALARKKAA, from the coding sequence ATGAATTTTGCTGTCCTGCAGTTTCCCGGCTCGAATTGCGACCAGGATGTGGTGCACGTCCTGGGCCGGGTGCTGGGCCATTCCGCACGGCTCTTGTGGCACAAGGAACATTCTTTGGGCGCCCCCGACGCCGTGATTATCCCAGGCGGATTCAGTTACGGCGATTATCTGCGGACAGGCGCCATTGCCCGTTTCAGCCCGGTGATGGAAGCGGTGCAGGCCTTTGCCGCGAACGGCGGGCCAGTGCTGGGGGTTTGTAATGGCTTCCAGATTCTGTGCGAGGCCGGCCTTCTCCCGGGAGCACTCATCCGGAACCGTTCTCTCCAGTTCCGCTGCGAACACATCTTTCTCAAAACCATCAACAATCGCTCTCCATTCACGAACCAAATCCCTGAGGGAAAACTGTTGCGCGTTCCCATCGCCCACGGCGAAGGTTGCTACTTCGCCGACGAACCCACGCTGGTCAGGCTTCAAGCCAATAACCAGATTCTCTGGCGCTACGTCAGCGCCGATGGCCAGCCGACGGAAACATCCAATCCCAACGGCTCCATCGACAACATCGCCGGCATCTGCAATGAGGCGGGCAATGTGGCCGGCCTGATGCCCCACCCGGAACGGGCCAGCGAACCCATCCTCGGCTCAGCCGATGGGCGGCTGGTCTTTGAGAGCCTGGTTCATTTCATCGAGGAAGCGCTCGCCCGAAAAAAGGCAGCCTGA